Proteins encoded together in one Bactrocera neohumeralis isolate Rockhampton unplaced genomic scaffold, APGP_CSIRO_Bneo_wtdbg2-racon-allhic-juicebox.fasta_v2 cluster11, whole genome shotgun sequence window:
- the LOC126766191 gene encoding uncharacterized protein LOC126766191 isoform X2 gives MGKHKNRGQNDVLLQFMEKYPDIARGFTKREKALVDSLWQQLAESLNSAGPPIKDVNGWKKIWTDWKSEVKKKLAQNKIEARATGGGPFSKYTLNQTEETIVRICGMAQSVRGVSGLSFGLEEEYLISSDDDIPSTSAKRPRLDTSIAQKPTPKETTNERLKKFLEYDKEWKQDISI, from the exons at gggaaaacataaaaatagaggACAAAATGATGTACTGTTGCAGTTTATGGAGAAGTATCCCGACATCGCCAGAGGGTTTACCAAACGAGAAAAGGCGCTTGTGGACTCCCTTTGGCAACAATTAGCAGAGTCGCTTAACAGCGCAGGCCCGCCAATAAAGGATGTGAACGGTTGGAAGAAG ATATGGACGGACTGGAAAAGCGAAGTGAAAAAGAAGTTGGCGCAGAATAAAATCGAAGCCCGAGCCACTGGTGGAGGACCATTTTCTAAGTATACATTGAACCAAACGGAGGAAACCATTGTACGCATTTGTGGAATGGCGCAGAGTGTTAGAGGGGTTTCGGGACTATCATTTGGTCTCGAGGAAGAATATTTAATATCAAGCGATGACGATATCCCTTCAACTTCTGCGAAACGTCCTCGTCTTGACACCTCTATTGCTCAAAAACCTACgccaaaagaaacaacaaatgaGCGGCTAAAAAAGTTTCTTGAGTACGACAAAGAATGGAAGCAGGACATAAGTATCTAA
- the LOC126766191 gene encoding uncharacterized protein LOC126766191 isoform X1 yields MGKHKNRGQNDVLLQFMEKYPDIARGFTKREKALVDSLWQQLAESLNSAGPPIKDVNGWKKIWTDWKSEVKKKLAQNKIEARATGGGPFSKYTLNQTEETIVRICGMAQSVRGVSGLSFGLEEEYLISSDDDIPSTSAKRPRLDTSIAQKPTPKETTNERLKKFLEYDKEWKQDINRQGFSQRG; encoded by the exons at gggaaaacataaaaatagaggACAAAATGATGTACTGTTGCAGTTTATGGAGAAGTATCCCGACATCGCCAGAGGGTTTACCAAACGAGAAAAGGCGCTTGTGGACTCCCTTTGGCAACAATTAGCAGAGTCGCTTAACAGCGCAGGCCCGCCAATAAAGGATGTGAACGGTTGGAAGAAG ATATGGACGGACTGGAAAAGCGAAGTGAAAAAGAAGTTGGCGCAGAATAAAATCGAAGCCCGAGCCACTGGTGGAGGACCATTTTCTAAGTATACATTGAACCAAACGGAGGAAACCATTGTACGCATTTGTGGAATGGCGCAGAGTGTTAGAGGGGTTTCGGGACTATCATTTGGTCTCGAGGAAGAATATTTAATATCAAGCGATGACGATATCCCTTCAACTTCTGCGAAACGTCCTCGTCTTGACACCTCTATTGCTCAAAAACCTACgccaaaagaaacaacaaatgaGCGGCTAAAAAAGTTTCTTGAGTACGACAAAGAATGGAAGCAGGACATAA ACAGACAAGGCTTTAGTCAGCGCGGTTAA